The following proteins are co-located in the Apium graveolens cultivar Ventura chromosome 5, ASM990537v1, whole genome shotgun sequence genome:
- the LOC141723969 gene encoding nuclear pore complex protein NUP107, with amino-acid sequence MEIDMIDPEDIAIRERFRRYGKRHLPSKSSEIRSNSSLIIENIKEELDSFDAAVHSQGNAVKTPSAFKRRSSIDSEIDAASDSILHLGNHSLKLCKKEDDDLSYSGDATFTLFAQLLDSTLQGLMPVSVLILKLEKECRDVSKSIRYGSDKLRIVEDKLMRQTARLLLDEAASWSLLWYLYGKGEDFPDDLVMLPTTSHLEACQFVVEDHTAQHCLRIIQWLEGLAAKALDLDNEIRGSHVGTHLPSTGIWHHTQRLLKKGTSNPKIIHHLDFDAPTREHAQPLPDDRKQDESLLEDIWILLRAGRLEEACNLCRSAGQPWRAATLCAFGGVDHFPSVEALMKNGKNRSLQAVELESGIGHQQRLWKWASFVASEKIAEEEGSKYEAAIYASQCSNLKRILSICTDWESACWAMAKSWFHVQVDLELARFQPGAINQFNSYEDAIEKSPGEQVGVSQPITGPESWPLQVLNQQPRNLSALLQKLHSSDAVHDAVHRGCKEQHRQIEMSLMLGDIPQLLDLIWSWISPSEDDQNVFRPRGDPQMIRFGAHLVLVLRYLLAEEMADTFKEKIMTLGDLIIHMYAMFLFSKQHEELVGIYASQLARHRCIDLFVHMMELRLNGSVHVRYNIFLSAIEYLPFADEDETKGSFTEIIERVLSRSREIKVGKYEKASSVAEQHRLQSKQKAMVIQWLCFTPPSTITDVKTVSSKLLFCALMHSNVLFREFSLLSMWRVPSMPVGAHTLLSLLAEPLNQLTDSAEDYDVSENSNFSENLKEFNDWREYYSCDAFYRNWLKIDLENAEVASHVLSSEEKKRAVAAARETLDSSLQLLQSSENSWLVLAEDFISESIEPVFLELHATAMLCLPSGECMSPDATVCTTLMSCLYSSVSEEVVLNRQLMVDVTIAAKDSYCINVVLRCLAAEGDGLGPHELNDGGLLATVIASGFKGELVRFQAGVTIEISRIDAWYSNSEGSLDDSATYIVRGLCRRCCIPEIILRCMQVSVSLMESGNLPKDHDEFIELVACPETKFLYLFSQQQLQELLLYEREYSICKMGERQDDRSPDLM; translated from the exons ATGGAGATTGATATGATTGACCCGGAAGATATCGCTATCAGAGAGCGTTTTCGTCGCTACGG AAAAAGACACTTACCTTCAAAATCTAGCGAAATCAGGTCCAATTCTTCGCTTATTATCGAAAATATTAAAGAAGAGCTTGATAGTTTTGATGCTGCTGTCCATTCTCAAGGAAATGCTGTGAAGACGCCGTCTGCTTTTAAGAGGAGATCTTCGATTGATAGCGAGATTGATGCTGCTTCTGATTCGATTCTTCATCTTGGCAATCATTCCCTCAAATTATGCAAAAAAGAGGATGATGACTTGTCGTATAGTGGAGATGCGACATTCACTTTATTTGCTCAGCTTTTGGATTCTACTCTGCAAG GATTAATGCCCGTCTCAGTTTTGATATTGAAACTGGAGAAAGAATGTCGTGATGTGTCGAAGTCAATAAG GTATGGCAGTGACAAACTAAGGATTGTAGAGGACAAACTAATGAGGCAAACGGCTCGCCTTCTACTAGACGAGGCTGCTTCCTGGTCTCTTCTGTGGTATCTTTATGGAAAAG GAGAAGACTTTCCAGATGATCTAGTCATG TTACCAACGACATCTCACTTGGAGGCTTGCCAGTTTGTTGTGGAAGATCACACAGCACAACATTGCCTCAGAATTATCCAATGGCTTGAAGGTTTAGCTGCTAAAGCCCTTGATTTGGATAATGAG ATTCGAGGCTCTCATGTTGGTACTCATTTGCCTAGTACAGGGATTTGGCATCATACTCAACGTTTATTAAAAAAGGGCACCTCAAATCCAAAGATTATTCATCATTTAGATTTCGATGCTCCAACACGGGAACATGCTCAGCCACTGCCTGATGACAGA AAACAAGATGAATCACTTTTGGAAGATATTTGGATTCTGTTAAGGGCTGGAAGACTGGAAGAGGCATGCAATCTTTGCCGATCTGCAGGACAG CCATGGAGGGCTGCAACTTTATGTGCTTTTGGAGGAGTGGATCACTTTCCTTCAGTTGAAGCTTTGATGAAAAATGGCAAGAACAGAAGCCTGCAAGCAGTTGAGCTGGAAAGTGGGATTGGTCATCAACAGCGTCTGTGGAAATGGGCCTCCTTTGTTGCATCAGAG AAAATTGCAGAGGAAGAGGGCAGTAAATATGAAGCAGCGATATATGCTTCCCAATGCAGTAACTTGAAGCGCATTCTTTCTATTTGCACTGATTGGGAG TCTGCATGCTGGGCGATGGCCAAGTCATGGTTTCATGTCCAGGTTGACTTGGAATTAGCTCGCTTTCAACCGGGTGCTATAAATCAATTTAATAGCTATGAAGATGCAATTGAGAAAAGTCCTGGAGAACAGGTTGGTGTTTCCCAGCCAATAACTGGACCAGAAAGTTGGCCGCTCCAAGTACTGAATCAGCAACCGCGAAATCTTTCTGCGCttcttcagaaactccattctaG TGATGCGGTGCATGACGCTGTTCATCGTGGATGCAAAGAGCAGCATAGACAAATTGAG ATGAGTCTTATGCTAGGAGACATACCACAGCTTCTGGATCTTATCTGGTCGTGGATATCACCTTCTGAAGATGATCAAAATGTATTCAG GCCTCGCGGTGATCCTCAAATGATCAGGTTTGGCGCACATCTAGTGCTTGTGCTTCGATATTTACTTGCGGAAGAGATGGCAGATACTTTTAAAGAGAAAATAATGACTCTTGGTGACCTCATTATACACAT GTATGCAATGTTTCTATTTTCAAAACAACACGAGGAGTTGGTTGGAATCTATGCTTCTCAGCTGGCACGTCATCGTTGCATTGATCTGTTTGTGCACATGATGGAGTTACGGTTGAATGGAAG TGTGCATGTCAGATATAATATATTTCTTTCAGCTATAGAGTACTTGCCATTTGCTGACGAAGATGAAACAAAGGGCAGTTTTACTGAAATTATTGAAAG GGTTTTATCAAGATCAAGAGAAATAAAAGTTGGGAAATATGAAAAGGCTTCTAGTGTGGCAGAGCAGCATAGGTTACAAAGTAAGCAGAAAGCTATGGTGATTCAGTGGCTCTGCTTTACGCCACCGTCCACCATTACTGATGTTAAGACTGTTAGTTCCAAGCTTCTTTTTTGTGCATTAATGCACAG CAATGTCTTGTTCCGGGAGTTTTCTCTTTTGTCTATGTGGAGGGTACCATCAATGCCTGTTGGTGCTCATACCTTGCTTAGTTTACTTGCTGAGCCCTTAAATCAGCTGACAGATTCTGCTGAGGATTATGATGTTTCTGAGAATTCaaatttttctgaaaatttgaAGGAGTTCAATGACTGG AGGGAGTACTACTCATGTGATGCATTTTATCGCAATTGGCTAAAGATTGATTTAGAGAATGCTGAAGTTGCTTCTCATGTACTATCAAGTGAGGAAAAGAAAAGGGCAGTTGCAGCAGCCAGAGAAACATTAGATTCTTCACTGCAGCTGTTACAAA GTAGTGAAAATTCTTGGTTAGTTCTGGCAGAAGATTTTATATCTGAATCAATTGAACCTGTATTTCTGGAATTACATGCTACTGCAATGCTTTGTCTGCCTTCGGGTGAATGCATGTCACCAGATGCCACTGTGTGCACTACATTAATGAGCTGCCTTTACTCATCAGTGAGTGAGGAAGTTGTGCTAAATCGCCAATTAATG GTAGATGTCACCATCGCAGCTAAGGACAGTTACTGCATTAATGTTGTACTTCGCTGTTTGGCAGCAGAGGGCGACGGACTTGGGCCACATGAACTCAATGATGGTGGTCTTCTTGCTACTGTAATTGCATCGGGCTTCAAAG GTGAGCTTGTACGATTTCAAGCTGGAGTAACAATTGAGATCTCTCGAATAGATGCCTGGTATTCAAACAGTGAAGGTTCTTTGGATGATTCGGCAACATACATTGTAAGGGGCCTTTGTCGCAGGTGTTGCATTCCCGAAATTATTCTTCGCTGTATGCAG GTTTCTGTTTCTCTTATGGAGTCTGGAAATTTACCCAAAGACCATGATGAGTTCATAGAACTCGTGGCATGCCCTGAAACTAAGTTTTTGTATTTGTTCAGTCAGCAGCAGTTGCAG GAATTGTTACTATACGAGAGAGAATACTCAATATGCAAGATGGGGGAGCGTCAGGATGATCGGTCTCCTGATTTGATGTAA